One Aquamicrobium sp. genomic region harbors:
- a CDS encoding YcbK family protein has translation MAAFASALLASCATSDSDVPFGFATADIAPIQSQQTPAEPPLAADAGQTAPTETVASFVVEEGDPLLPDSVVAAPALRPGSEAAAATEVAVAATGQPATAMPTPSDRLEEQGSTDGTEAAAPAAGDAAPVAIAALAPTAPAQKKRSFLSSFFSPAAPAAPQQKTARPLIDPTASRPAAASTATPAQPIVQLASTGQPAAPLVRTGPSSGNASPLPGVREGGALYEISRRSGMDDDSDIDLHEGEEPGVQFASAAGLARLAPNGLMKQTDHVDVACLKPSLVRVLKAVEKNYGRKVVVTSGYRSPDKNRRARGARNSLHMYCAAADVQVEGVSKWELASFVRSMPGRGGVGTYCHTDSVHIDVGPERDWNWRCRRRK, from the coding sequence TTGGCCGCGTTCGCATCTGCGCTTCTCGCGTCCTGCGCCACCTCCGATTCCGACGTGCCTTTCGGCTTCGCAACCGCCGACATCGCTCCCATCCAGTCGCAGCAGACCCCGGCCGAGCCGCCGCTCGCCGCCGACGCCGGCCAGACCGCGCCGACCGAGACTGTGGCGAGCTTCGTCGTCGAAGAGGGCGATCCGCTCCTTCCCGACAGCGTCGTCGCCGCGCCGGCGTTGCGCCCCGGCTCCGAAGCCGCGGCAGCGACAGAGGTCGCGGTGGCCGCGACGGGGCAGCCCGCCACGGCGATGCCCACCCCTTCCGACAGGCTCGAGGAGCAGGGCTCGACCGACGGCACAGAGGCCGCCGCGCCAGCTGCCGGCGACGCCGCCCCGGTCGCGATCGCGGCGCTCGCGCCGACCGCTCCGGCACAGAAGAAGCGCAGCTTCCTGTCCTCGTTCTTCTCGCCCGCCGCGCCGGCCGCGCCGCAGCAGAAGACCGCCCGCCCCCTGATCGACCCGACGGCGTCGCGGCCGGCGGCCGCCTCGACGGCGACGCCCGCCCAGCCGATCGTGCAACTGGCCTCCACCGGCCAGCCCGCCGCGCCGCTGGTGAGGACCGGCCCGTCGTCCGGCAACGCCTCGCCGCTTCCCGGCGTGCGCGAGGGCGGCGCGCTCTACGAGATATCCCGCCGCTCCGGCATGGACGACGACAGCGACATCGACCTGCACGAGGGCGAGGAGCCGGGCGTCCAGTTCGCCTCGGCCGCGGGCCTGGCGCGCCTCGCGCCCAACGGGCTGATGAAGCAGACCGACCATGTCGACGTCGCCTGCCTGAAGCCGTCTCTGGTGCGCGTGCTCAAGGCGGTGGAGAAGAACTACGGCCGGAAGGTCGTGGTGACCTCGGGCTACCGCTCGCCCGACAAGAACCGCCGCGCGCGCGGCGCGCGCAACTCGCTGCACATGTACTGCGCGGCGGCCGACGTGCAGGTCGAGGGCGTCTCGAAATGGGAGCTCGCCAGCTTCGTGCGCTCGATGCCCGGCCGCGGCGGCGTCGGCACCTATTGCCACACCGATTCCGTGCATATCGACGTCGGCCCCGAGCGCGACTGGAACTGGCGCTGCCGCCGGCGCAAATAG
- the hisI gene encoding phosphoribosyl-AMP cyclohydrolase codes for MPFFPLPASDKAELEEGDLFTPRFDAGGLVTAVVTDAGDGELLMVGHMNDEALRLTLETGIAHFWSRSRGRLWKKGETSGNLLHVDEVRTDCDQDAVWLKVSVGGHDATCHTGRRSCFYRSVRIEDGKARLADDGSGAKFDPRAVYGGKD; via the coding sequence ATGCCCTTCTTTCCCCTCCCCGCTTCCGACAAGGCCGAGCTTGAGGAAGGCGACCTGTTCACGCCCCGCTTCGATGCCGGCGGGCTGGTGACGGCCGTCGTCACCGACGCCGGCGACGGCGAGCTGCTGATGGTCGGCCACATGAATGACGAGGCGCTCAGGCTGACCCTCGAAACCGGCATCGCCCATTTCTGGTCACGCTCGCGCGGCAGACTGTGGAAGAAGGGCGAGACCTCCGGCAATCTTCTGCATGTCGACGAGGTCAGGACCGACTGCGACCAGGACGCCGTGTGGCTGAAGGTCTCGGTAGGAGGCCACGATGCAACCTGCCACACCGGCCGGCGTTCCTGCTTCTACAGAAGCGTGCGCATCGAGGACGGGAAGGCGCGGCTGGCCGACGACGGCAGCGGGGCGAAATTCGACCCCCGCGCCGTCTATGGCGGCAAGGACTAG
- the folE gene encoding GTP cyclohydrolase I FolE: protein MDAVVKTFPPRADSTQPAAGEPEKARAAYMDKPVTDRPSQDEVEAAVRTLLRWTGDNVEREGLVDTPRRVANAFREMFSGYDQCPAEELGRTFEEVAGYDDMVLVKDIRFHSHCEHHMVPIIGKAHVAYLPAGRVVGLSKIARVVDIFARRLQTQEALTAQIAGSIHETLKPRGVAVIIEAEHMCMAMRGIRKEGSTTLTTTFTGAFRDHPEEQARFMMMLRNGLAG from the coding sequence ATGGACGCCGTGGTCAAGACCTTCCCTCCTCGCGCCGATTCCACGCAACCCGCCGCCGGCGAGCCGGAAAAGGCGCGTGCCGCCTATATGGACAAGCCCGTCACCGACCGCCCCTCGCAGGACGAGGTTGAGGCGGCGGTGCGCACCCTGCTGCGCTGGACCGGCGACAACGTCGAGCGCGAGGGGCTGGTCGACACGCCGCGGCGCGTCGCCAACGCCTTCCGCGAGATGTTCTCCGGCTACGACCAGTGCCCGGCAGAGGAGCTCGGCCGCACCTTCGAGGAGGTCGCAGGCTATGACGACATGGTGCTGGTCAAGGACATCCGCTTCCATTCGCATTGCGAGCACCACATGGTGCCGATCATCGGCAAGGCGCATGTCGCCTACCTGCCGGCCGGGCGGGTCGTCGGCCTTTCCAAGATCGCCCGCGTGGTCGACATCTTCGCCCGCCGCCTGCAGACGCAGGAGGCGCTGACGGCGCAGATCGCCGGGTCGATCCACGAGACGCTGAAGCCGCGCGGCGTCGCGGTCATCATCGAGGCCGAGCATATGTGCATGGCCATGCGCGGCATCCGCAAGGAAGGCTCGACCACGCTGACCACGACGTTCACGGGCGCGTTCCGGGACCACCCGGAAGAGCAGGCCCGCTTCATGATGATGCTGCGGAACGGCCTTGCCGGCTGA
- a CDS encoding iron-sulfur cluster assembly scaffold protein: MIDEIYNARILGFAGNIGRIGRLDAPDATATAHSKLCGSTVIVDIRMDGDTVADFAHEVKACALGQASSSVMARNVVGATVAELRDVRETMLRMLKENGPPPEGRFRDLRYLEPVRDYKARHASTMLTFDAVVDAIDQIEKKRAAGA; this comes from the coding sequence ATGATCGACGAGATCTACAACGCCAGAATTCTTGGCTTTGCCGGCAATATCGGCCGCATCGGCCGCCTCGATGCGCCGGACGCGACCGCGACCGCCCATTCGAAGCTGTGCGGCTCGACCGTGATCGTCGACATCCGCATGGACGGCGACACCGTCGCCGATTTCGCCCATGAGGTGAAGGCGTGCGCGCTCGGGCAGGCCTCGTCCTCGGTGATGGCGCGCAACGTGGTCGGCGCAACAGTGGCCGAGCTGCGTGACGTGCGCGAGACGATGCTGAGGATGCTGAAGGAGAACGGCCCGCCGCCTGAAGGGCGGTTCAGGGACCTGAGATATCTCGAGCCCGTGCGCGACTACAAGGCCCGCCACGCCTCGACCATGCTGACCTTCGATGCGGTGGTCGACGCCATCGACCAGATCGAGAAGAAGCGCGCCGCGGGGGCCTGA
- the yidD gene encoding membrane protein insertion efficiency factor YidD → MSDNRRSRNWPGPWRKTPGRILGTALVRLYQLTLSGFVGNSCRHFPTCSEYAYEAIARHGLWAGGFMGLFRFARCGPGGTHGIDLVPETLDSAYVWYKPWRYSAISRKKPGTDRKS, encoded by the coding sequence ATGTCCGACAACAGACGTTCGCGCAACTGGCCCGGCCCGTGGCGCAAGACGCCGGGGCGCATCCTCGGCACCGCGCTCGTGCGGCTCTACCAGCTCACCCTTTCCGGCTTCGTCGGCAATTCGTGCCGCCATTTCCCGACATGCTCGGAATACGCCTACGAGGCCATCGCCCGCCACGGCCTGTGGGCCGGCGGCTTCATGGGGCTGTTCCGCTTCGCCCGCTGCGGGCCGGGCGGCACCCATGGAATCGACCTCGTGCCCGAGACGCTCGATTCGGCCTATGTCTGGTACAAGCCGTGGCGCTACTCGGCGATTTCGCGGAAAAAACCGGGTACAGACCGTAAAAGCTGA
- a CDS encoding YegP family protein: MHKFEIYKDKAGEYRVRFRYNNEIMFSTEGYTSKASAQNAIDSIKKNGPGAPVEDNS, translated from the coding sequence ATGCACAAGTTCGAGATCTACAAGGACAAGGCTGGCGAGTATCGCGTCCGCTTCAGGTACAACAACGAGATCATGTTCTCGACCGAGGGATACACCTCGAAGGCGAGCGCCCAGAACGCCATCGACTCGATCAAGAAGAACGGCCCCGGCGCGCCGGTCGAGGACAACAGCTAG